In the Nerophis ophidion isolate RoL-2023_Sa linkage group LG19, RoL_Noph_v1.0, whole genome shotgun sequence genome, one interval contains:
- the sowahca gene encoding ankyrin repeat domain-containing protein SOWAHC, translating into MASRCTLEAVREFLMERGGRVRQTELTDHFAADGSEAALSRIVDALGVVGAEEGGVEFVSLHADRSEQLSAARAHAEGHDQAACNGYAHQTPDNNTGVNRSRDNGPQTEASSPPASNVDDVISLAADPAHLTKTVTTSLGAGEVKLRERRRRESAPVIGVPDPDHHAPGSHGQQVRGARRVSRGSQRAMLTSCLSEDSSMEGLDLRLDINTPKGSRRNFIELMMNSSPQVRRSLVNRGPRLRDSMRSDGDSSSLLSSATDEDCASVTLDPLEHEWMLCASDGLWESLQPLLAVEAGLVAKRDFVTGFTCLHWAAKQGKAELLSRLLTFAKDNGVPVNVNARSSAGYTPLHLAAMHGHTQVVRVLMSDWEADPEARDYSGRRATQYLPVLPPGNPQERGAAKSPGAKSDGENTGGGSWGRGWRFPKVLQGSLNPLRFLNSPADEGTASPEAVGNGRTKGAGVLRKSSLSRLNARLHRGRHRAQIIHSASFRDTGEVWGGEELPVSPVRTRPLSNLFG; encoded by the exons ATGGCGTCCCGCTGCACGCTTGAGGCCGTGCGGGAGTTCCTGATGGAGCGGGGAGGGAGGGTCCGCCAGACCGAGCTCACCGATCACTTCGCGGCGGACGGAAGCGAGGCGGCTCTGAGTCGCATCGTGGACGCGCTCGGCGTCGTGGGAGCGGAGGAAGGCGGCGTGGAATTTGTCAGCCTCCACGCCGATCGCAGTGAGCAGTTGTCGGCCGCGCGCGCGCACGCCGAGGGCCACGATCAAGCCGCGTGCAACGGGTACGCGCACCAGACACCGGACAACAACACCGGAGTCAACCGCAGCCGTGACAACGGACCGCAAACAG aagctTCCAGTCCGCCTGCCTCCAACGTGGATGATGTCATCAGTCTGGCTGCAGACCCCGCCCACCTGACCAAGACCGTCACTACTTCCCTGGGGGCAGGTGAGGTGAAGCTGAGAGAGAGGAGGAGGCGAGAGTCCGCCCCGGTTATCGGGGTCCCGGACCCGGACCACCACGCTCCAGGCTCCCACGGACAACAAGTCCGAGGAGCCCGCCGGGTGTCCAGAGGGTCCCAGCGAGCCATGCTGACCAGCTGCCTGTCTGAGGACAGCTCCATGGAGGGTCTGGACCTCCGACTGGACATCAACACCCCCAAGGGGAGTCGCAGGAACTTCATCGAGCTGATGATGAATAGTTCTCCTCAG GTGCGCAGGTCCCTCGTCAATCGAGGTCCGCGTCTGCGAGACTCAATGAGGAGCGACGGCGACTCTTCGTCTCTCCTCTCCTCCGCCACCGACGAGGACTGCGCCTCGGTGACCTTGGACCCGCTGGAGCACGAGTGGATGCTGTGCGCCTCGGACGGCCTGTGGGAGAGCCTGCAGCCCCTGCTGGCCGTGGAGGCGGGGCTCGTGGCCAAGAGGGATTTTGTGACGGGCTTCACTTGCCTCCACTGGGCGGCCAAGCAGGGCAAGGCCGAGCTCCTCTCGCGGCTGCTGACCTTCGCCAAGGACAACGGCGTGCCCGTCAACGTCAACGCCAGGTCCAGCGCCGGGTACACCCCTCTGCACCTGGCGGCCATGCACGGACACACTCAG GTGGTACGCGTGCTGATGTCAGACTGGGAGGCAGACCCCGAAGCCAGAGACTACAGCGGCAGGCGAGCCACCCAGTACCTCCCCGTGCTCCCGCCCGGGAACCCGCAGGAGCGAGGAGCGGCCAAGTCGCCGGGAGCCAAGTCGGACGGCGAAAATACGGGCGGCGGCAGCTGGGGGCGCGGCTGGCGTTTCCCCAAAGTGCTCCAGGGCAGCCTGAACCCGCTGCGGTTCCTCAACTCGCCGGCCGACGAGGGGACCGCATCCCCGGAGGCGGTAGGCAACGGGAGGACCAAGGGGGCCGGCGTGCTGAGGAAGTCGTCTCTGAGCAGGCTGAACGCTCGGCTGCATCGGGGCCGACACAGGGCCCAGATCATACACAGCGCCTCCTTCAGGGACACGGGGGAAGTGTGGGGAGGGGAGGAGCTTCCCGTCAGCCCCGTAAGAACACGACCGCTCTCCAACCTGTTCGGGTGA